The Primulina eburnea isolate SZY01 chromosome 18, ASM2296580v1, whole genome shotgun sequence genome segment gtaaaaacatactgaaatcatagcatatacaatgtagtttcaacattatattcaatcatatgccatataagtccaggcagtaaaacataatatcatgctagcatacacatgtaattccacattataatcaatcacatgctagcaatcacatgcaaggaaagaaaactcattctaccccgctcactcttctctatctcagtgctaaggaacatatagttcaaggacctacgCTCTGAtatcacctgttgtggggacccggacgctaattcattccttaattgtCTTTAGGgattatttaatcatttataataaacagggtctaaattttttttccctaaaatacacagcggaaacgtaatgtaattaaattcaaattacatattaaacataacatacaattattgtatgatctacaataatccgactaggttcaactacaagtcagtgctgaatcctaagttgcttcaaagcccggatctccacgctatctagtccagcctcgatctcttcttgaccctgatcctagcccacctgttgccatgcacacatacaaacaagacaacagccggataactctggtgagatataaatattccagtataaatcatgtatacatgcaatcatataaacaatataaaagcatataatatcaaatcctatcccatatcaaaatcatgatatgaatcaataataggaataaatcatattctaaacgtgtaccctaatccggaacataaatcaatatcaagaataaatcatattctaaatatgtaccaCTATCAGGAATATACATAGACAtgtaccatattcaggaacataaatcaatattaatcaatacaataagatataactgtcactcagtcCAGTGGctctacattttagactagactcaatcctagcctagggatcccgatttccagacattggcatttcatatcgaccaacagtaatagaaaagactccagttctatccacgtcgatatcgtatcgatcaccagtaatagagaagctctgtttctattcacatcagtatagtatcgatcaccagtaatagaagaaactccgattctatccacatcgatataacatcgatcaacagtaatagaagaagttataattctatccacatcgatacaatattgatcaccagtaatagaatgagctataattatatccacatcgatagccaattatccagtagcagactatggcacttccgccaatacaatatcttatgacatcgtgcaatgtgcccgtggtactcctaccactatcaggcacttctgtcataagactatttgtctaatacctgttatctataattcacgagaacaagtatatcaatcaactcaatgcaaatatcaatgcaataaaatcaagtatgtgatttaggggaactcgagtcaaacctccctcgagttgtgcaatcccaactcaacattaatttatacatttatcttctcgctcagaacaagaagaagaattctcgactctatctcggtccattctcaatctggtaataacaataccgaacagatataatatcaataaacaactcaatttaatacatgttctgatcaatactcaaatcaacacataatctgatcaatgtcaagtcaagacacaatctaatccatatcgacgatatcacgatataatcgaaatcactactgaatctgatcaatatcaattgactgatgtttcgacggcataacaatactgtctggataaccccgtcagtcaaacatcacagatataaaaccagaactcataatcaatatcgatactagtcataatctcaaaaaccatacatatctgatatgaattctcagtcaaattgtctccaaaaatcataacaattacataatcaatctgttcttcaatctgacttcgattctatgatgtctaacatgacaagaatatcatatatgaatcctactCAATTCTGACATATCATAATTCcagaacatgtcaaaacgtagcaaaacttacgtccagttgtagcctacgttgataggaactcggtactgtactcagattcaaaatctgacggacggattgaaataaaaaggcgtaaggatattcGTGAATCTTCCTCGGCCCTTTCTTCAATTCTGAGGAGAATTAAACGtttgtatgcatatatatatatatatatatatatatatatatatatatatatatatatatatatatatatatataatcacacGTCGCTCATACAACCCAAGTGGCAATCCTACATTTTGTATGActcgtgctcgggcggtaagaaactaccgctcgagcgcggaagttTCTGCCCAAGCATTTTCActtgcacccttggcgctcgggcggtaatattctaccgctcgggcgccacatcttctgcccgagacacatttctgttgaacattggcgctcgggcggtcaaaaaccaccgctcgggcgccacactctctgcccaacttcctcgaatttcacatgtagtcttattttcatgtcccgattaatcctttcataatcatatcaaattatatatcaataattataaattattaggattaaatttccgggcattacaagtaTAAAAGATAAATAATCtataataatatacaaaatatttaGACAGTACGTCTTTTGtgaaaatttttcatgaatatttattcgtgagacagatcaatcacactcatatttataataataagtaatactttgtcataaaaatattattttttcatggataatctaTATAAGATATCTGTTTCAGAAAATAGACTCATGATAATTTGAGCAACACTCTTCTTCCTATTTTGACATGCTGAGAAAACAAATTGGATGAAAGAAATTTACAGAGGAATGGTGATTTAAAAAATTCAGATTATCCCACAATTTTTTAGGGAAATATTATGAAAACATTAGAAtggaaatatgaaattttagatTTTTCATAAATTTCTCTCCCTATTTAAGAGAAATCATATCGAATATTGTAGTTGTCATATAAAATCCTAAATCCTGAATAAATGAAATAAACGAATGATGAGAGGGGATGATTCACTCACATCAGACATTGTAATGCACCCACTCTCTCACGCGCGTGGGTTGGGTCGAAACTAGTAAGTCTCTTCTAAGACGGTctgacgaatctttatctgtgagatgcgtcagcCCTAGCgattttcacaataaaaagtaatattcttagcataaaaagtaatattttttcatggatggcctaaataagatattcgtcttatAAAATACGAgtagtgagaccgtctcacacaagacCGAAACATGACACGTCACCTTTCATGTGGGTCCCACCAATTATTATCACTCATGCCCGGGATGCCCTGGTCTTCCACTTCCGCTCCATCCAACCCACTTTCATGCATGTGTTTCCCATTTTACCCTACTTTCATTTTCatagtttttttaataaaaaaatcattatttttttgctattttaatttcaatttttgaaACAATTATACTTCATCTGGCTCCAAGAAATAATCGAGTTTTTTTTTCGTCTATCCCAAATATATATTCAACTTTCCacatttaataaatcattttactAATATATCCACATTTAATGAGTATAGTTTTATTCCTAATATCGTTAAATAAAGGGGGTATTTTTTTAACCTCGGCCAActctttttttaagaaaatgaccTCTTCATGTGTATTTAGGCATATTAGGAAATTTCCGTGtataaatttattatctcaatatCATTCTCAATCCGTGTAAAAAagcatggcaaaaacttgtgtgagacggtctcacaggtcaaattttgtgagacggatctttatttgggtaatccatgaaatagtattgctttttatgctaagagtactactttttatggtgaatatgggtagggttgacccgtctcacagattgatatccgtgagacggtctcacatgagacctactcaaaaagCATAgcaaaatatatatttgagaCAAGTTTACATATTTTTTGGAGCATTGCCAACTTTCTCCATTAATTGAtccaatcatcaattaattCATCACAAAGAACTCATATAAAAGCGTCTCAAgaattaattttatgagatgaagTTCTGACACAATCATGTttctaaaaaatattactttttgtaaaaaaaatattgtttttaattgcataaatgtATAGAATCGATCGGTCACACGAATATAAATTATGATACCATCTTTCCAGAGAAGTACTCATGATTTATACCACTCACATTTTCAATTAAACGATATAGGAATAAGCTAAATACGAAAAATACAATTAGAAAGCTTGATTACTATGCATTGGTTGCTAAAAATTAAACTTGGttcaattattttttcaatCCAAAATTATTGGGATTTTTATGCTTGTTTATTTGGATGGAGAGACAAGTTTTATTCTTTCATGCGTTGTTGATcacaatgttttttttaaaattgtattCTTAAATTTTTCCGATTTTCATTTAtaattaatgaattaaaattttatccGCACTTCATGTTAAATATGTGACGAACTGTATCTTAAAATACTAATACCTTAATATTtgaggaaaaatttaaaattttcttattacATAATTTATAAAAAGTATAACTCTTAAAACAAAATAACGGTCATCACTCatactaaaataaaattaatattaaaacttCGTCATTAAAACAAATCACCAACATTCAGTTAACCCCAAAATTCATAAACtactaatttaatttaaaaatagtctgacaaaatcataaatttaatTAGCTTGACACTATATTAATAGATAAAAAGTCTgagtaaataatttaaaaacgtACGTGATAATATAACTTAAACTACAATGTCCTCGGGTTTGCACTGCTACTGGCCCGAGCTTGCTCACTGGTCATCGTCTCCCATCTCCTAAACTACAtcatctgcatcgatcaagtctaatgATTCAGCAAGCATAAACCGTAAATAACTAATAATACTTAATAAAAACCCATGCAATTTAAACTTAGCTTgtacataaaatattataagtaTAAATACGTATAAGTGaatttcatgcataaaaattttcataaaattatattttcataCTTGTCTTAATACTCGTAATCGTAAATTATTTTGTGTAGAGTTCTGTTCAATGTAAGTGGCCTATAGACATAAATCATTTGATCAAATGAAACCGTAGTACTGGGCCGACATGGGTCACTACATCCTTGGACTGAATGTCCACTCCCTAACATTTTAATTCTTCCGAAAAAATTGGAGATGTCCTCATATACGTTCtccggcttccaaacccgtaacataaattggccacaagacaaatcgcatacctcaaaaataattattttgcacgtcatacatacttacgaACATCGTGAACCTAGTTGGATCGTCCCCAGACATGCTGCCCTAACATACTAAAATTTATATCCAAAATAGCCCATAAGGTGCATTCTGACACGTCCGACTCCCGAATAAAATAGAACCACTTAGGACGTGCCAATCGACTCGGGACTCCATCCATACATAAAATATATCCTAACCTACTGCACAAGGCCCTAGACCACCCCAAACCATGCGCAACGAGTCACATAGACACAAGCTGCTCAAATTGCGACGATATGACACTTATGCTTCCGTACGGCTTCCTATCGATTCTAACTCGAACCAAGCCCAAAACAAGCCCTAGACTCGACCTTTAGACAACACCTAAGACTCTCATCCAGCCCATAAACATGCACCAGCCCTTAAACAAACCAAAACAACAACCCTAAGTTGCGAACAACACCCCATGCGTGCAAGCTTGTAACCTACGGCTGCAACGGCTATTTCCACCCAACCGGACCCTAACCAACCATTACCAGACCTACCTCGAGACCCTAATACCCTACCTAGACCCTAGCACCCGAGATCTGGTCCAGCCAACAACCAACCCGACACAACACAAGGTCGCAACCACCCCTATGCGCGGTCGTGCGCTGTTTCATTCCCTGCTGCACAAGCAGCTTCTCGACCCCTCTCGGGACACTTCTAAAAACCTCCTAAAACATGACCATAGGTAGCAGCAAGCCATAGGTACTGCCCAATGAAGACGTCAATTAAAACTCGAGAAAACGAAGAAGATGCGTAAAATGTATCGAAACAAGTTTTAATCAAGTTATAGATTATAGTatacatataattaaataaatgagttttcatgcatattttatataaaaatacagTATATACCATGATCGATGCATAAAGAAAAGGTTTAGACATGCCTTTGTGTTAAAACACACGAAATATCGACAAACGAATGCATGGGAAAACAGAGGCCGAATGGAGACAGATTGTAAAATCCAAgaattttaagttttatcatTTAAGTTTATATCAGGATTTATCTCATTTTAAGATGTGAGATTTGTAAGATTGAGTGAATAATAATAAGATCGTgtatattatttgaaatttcGCAGATAAAGGTCTAATATTTGAGTTGATATGGAGATACCGGGATAAAAATTAGGCAAAGGATAATAAAATCCCTAGAATTCGAAATTAatcagtgtatatatatatgcaaatttcgaaatttgtatgggataaaagatttaatttcgaaCAATATCACGGATAGATCACGATtcgagataaaatatttaagtcaGATTTCAACGCGATATCACGCGATCTcgatagcagccaacccctataaatatgaGGACCCTATAAGCTCAAAAATCACACCTAAATTCGAGAATCTCCCCCTAGTCCCCTTAGGAATTTTCGAGCACAGCAAAGCACTGCTGCTGTCCGGCCAGTGAAGTAGGAATTTCAAAGAATCCTAGTTATTCACGTTTTTTCATCAAGAATTCaggtaagtgggctgttttaaatttcggttttatgcatatgaaTTTTCGATTTTGGTTTTAAAAATTCGGTCGAACACCGTCTATACGTTTTTACGAAAGTTGGTACGTTTTTGTTTggcactgtgaggattccctgaaaatgggtggaattccaacatatggcccttaacagtgggatagaactgttttacggcctcgcccccttagaggatcaaaacttagggactgatatcagtaaaccatgaaaggtgaaaaatcgcagtgttattatgatatgattatgatgttacgattatgaaaagcatgctATGTTATGATTCGAAATTGTTATAAAATGTTATGCGGTATTCAAattcccccacttgctgagtatttcccaaaatactcaccccttactctaccatccccagataaatcagaagaagaaatagaGAAAGAAGAATCAGACGTCAGTTTTTGGGCTGATAGTGGACGtatgaaaaattttaattaagaatatgttattatgtgttttgatttaagttgtaaacgcttccgcagatttttatcattttcagaGTTACTGTTGTAAAGACGATTCCATTTTTATGgtatttatgatataaactggTTTTTGGTTTATAatgtactacgaggcttgttgtttaacaattatgtgattgttgaataacgccggtgtcgactaacctcGATCTCGGGGCGTGatatttaagtggtatcagagccgccaggttcataatccgagtGGGAAAAAtcgattttcgaaaaaaaaaaatcggaaaATTTTTCGGCCAAACAGCGCCTTACGCGCGCAGCCGAGCTCTTCCGCCTATTCCGGCCGCTTCCGGAATAGTTTCTCCGATCTGAGAATAGATCTAGAACCGCCTCAATGAGACGAACAAAAGCCCTCAAACAATTTCAGATTTGGCATTCGGATGCAACGGGAATTTCAGATCTACGGATTTGCCGTATGAACCCTAACCCGAAACTTATTTTGTCCAATTACCCTACCAATCCTACTTCGATTTTCAATTAAATTTATACAAACAATATACAATCCATACGTAACCTTTCCCACTGATCAATTTGTGAATCGGATCAACCAATCGGAAACGCCCAAATTCAAGTGAGTTAACCGAGTTTTAGTGAATTCCGGCCAAATTAAGTAGCTTTCCGACCGATTCTGGTTGTGCCACCACCGGTTCTGTGATCCTGACCCCTTCGCCGACCCACTTCTTTACTCCGACCATACTCCGGCAAGTCAACCCGGCGAGTCAACTCGGCCGAGTCAACCCGCCAGCATGTGTTCTTCGATTTTTTTCGTAGGAAACTCCGAATTCGGTTCAGTCAACTGTTCTGGAACCCTCTCGACGTATTCTTTCAATCCATATGTTTATCCCTAGActttccatttttggaaaatatctCGAAAAATCTCGTTCAACGCGTTTCTATTAGTGCTTATTggatttttatggaattttattaaGAAAACAATTAGTATTGACCTATATTGTTGGGATTGTATTTATCTTAAGATAAGTTGACTTAAGCTTCTGACTTAAggtgaaatatttgatttggggACAATAAATTatgggaagaaaaaaaaaactagtatgTGAAAATCTGAGATAAGAgttataataagttttggatATTCCAATATGGAAGTTGATTTTGGGCAATAGTTAAATGTGAAAACATTAATTTGGGTTCTTAAGAATGCTAAGCATTAACTTTAAATATGTATAATTTTGGGTTACCTTGTCTAAAATGAAGTTGAGAAATAATATCTTAAGGTTTaagtaatttatattattttgggatAACTAGTAGATTCCGATCTTATATGAATAAAATAAGTTATGAGATTATTGTTGGATATTGAGGAAGGTACAACATAATAAGTTTTGCATTTTCGGTACTAAGAAAGATTCAAGGAGAAAgacattcaataaaaatattttgtgttaGAGCTCTCTAAGCTGATGGTCTCGAGGAAAGTAAGGTTTAGTGCAAGTAAGATTTAACAAAAGAATTAATTGAGGATTTATTTCATTTGTTCAAGGTtgaataagattttattttatgaagaCTGAGTGATAATTTTTCGGGATTTAAATCAATAGGgtatagattgatattgaattaAGTTCCAAGATTTTATATGGGTTTTTAGTTTTGAGATAGTAATCGTGATAATTTCAAGATAgaataaaatcatcatctatTCGTATATATTCAGTGCCGAGTTGATTCAAAGCACTTTGGTAATATTTCGACGTCATCATATGGATGGATTTGTTATCTAAGAGTAGTGCAATAGCAGATTGCCggagtaaaaatttcaaactccgAAACGCGAACCAAGAAAAAATAAGGTGTCATGGCTATGGCAAGAGACAGAAATACATTTTTCTGCTTCCCAGACTTGGAAAGCTATTAAATCAGGCAAAGAAGTTTACCTAGCAATGGTGAACGAAGTGCATGAAGAAATTGAGCTCAAGCTGGAAGATACCCTAATAATACAAGAATTTCCGAAGGTTTTTCTGGAATAATTCTCGGGATAGTGTCGGACCACGAGGTTGAGTTCAAAATCAATGTGGTTCTCAGTGTTGCACCAATTTCAATagcaccataccgaatgacGCCAACTGAACTCCATGAGCCAAAAGAACAACTCCAAGAATTTCTAGACAAGAATCGATTTCAACTGGGTACGTCTCCATAAGGAACTCCAGTACTGATTGTGAATAAGGAAGACGgaagtatgagattgtgtataaaTTATAGAGAACTCGATAAGATCACAATCGAGATTAAATATCTTCTTCCAATGATAGACGATTCTTTTCGATCAACATAAAGAAGTTACAATATTTTTCAAGCTTGACCTGAGAAGATGTTACTACCAATTGAAGGTCAGGGCTGAAGATATTCTCAAAACAGCTTTTCGGACAAGATATGTGCATTATGATTTCACAGTGATGCCTTTTGGACTGACCAACGCGCCTGCAGCCTTCATGGACCTAATGAATAGAGTGTTCAAACCATTCTTGGATCAGTTCATAGTggtatttattgacgacatcCTCGTCTATTCTTCCAACGAACATGATCACGAAGAGCATCTCCGCATTGCACTTCAGACTTTGAGAGAGAAGGAACTTTATGCTAAGtttaagaaatgtgagttctggttacGTAATCTCTGAAGCAGgagtatcagtggatcccaAGAAAGTCGAGGCAATTACAGAGTGGCCAAAACCTAAGAACGCCACAGACATCAGGAGCTTTCTGGGACTGGCAGGGTATTACAGAAAGTTTGTCGAAGGTTTTTTTTCTCAATCGCCATACCACTGACTAGACTCACTCAGAAGAATTCCAAGTTCGTCTGGGACGAAGGTTGCGAGAAAAGTTTTCAGACGTTAAAAGAAAAGCTCGCATCCACGCCAGTACTAATCTTACCCACTGAAGATAAGGAATTCACCATCTACAGCGACGCATCTAAGGAAGGTTTGAGATGcgtactcatgcaagagggaAGAGGAATAGCCTACGCATCAAGGCAGTTGAAACCGCACGAGCAGAACTACCCTACGCATGATCTGGAGCTAGCAGCAGTTGTATTTGCCTTAaaaatttggaggcactatctctaTGGCGCCAAGTGCGAAATTTTCACAGATCACCAGAGCCTCAAATACCTGTTCACCCAAAAGGAACTTAACATGAGGCAAAGACGGTGGATCGAACTCCTGAAGGATTACGAcctgactatcagttaccatccGGGTAAAGCAAATAGGGTGGCCGATGCCTTGAGTCGGAAAAGTGGAAACAAGATcacccttgtattgggatgaagtgggagAAAAGGCAATAGTAGGACCCGAGCTCGTACAGACAACAATAGACAAGGTTACAGTAGTTCGAGAGAAactcaaggcagctcaagatCGACAAAAGAGTTGCGCAGATCTGAAAAGAATGCCAGTAGAACTCAATATTGGTGAGAAGGCCTACGTAAAAGTCTCGCCTATGAAAGGAGTGGTCCGATTCAGTAAAGCTGGGAAGCTAAACCCTCGTTATGTGGGACCCTTTGAGATTTTGGAAAAGGTGGGCACACTAGCTTACAGATTAGCACTGCCACCAAACATGTCTAGAATTCACAACATTTTCCACGTGTCCCAACTACGGAAGTACATCTCGGACCCAAGCCACGTGTTGGAAGCAGAACCGCTCATGATCGAAAGTAACTTGGGAGAAGAGCTGGAGTACGAAGAAGTTCCCATTAGAATTGTGGACACCAAATACTAAGGCGACATATCATCCCCCTACGTCAAGGTGCAATGGTCGAACCACACGGAAAGAGAAGCCCCGTGGGAGCTAGAAGAAAGGATGAGGGACCAGTACCCGTACCTCTTCATAGACCAAGTCAattcaagtttcgaggacgaaacttcccaTAAGGAGGGAGAGATGTAAAATCTAAgaattttaagttttatcatTTAAGTTTATATCAGGATTTATCTCATTTTAAGATGTGAGATTTGTAAGATTGAGTGAATAATAATAAGATCGTgtatattatttgaaatttcGCAGATAAAGGTCTAATATTTGAGTTGATATGGAGATACCTGGATAAAAATTAGGCAAAGGATAATAAAATCCCTAGAATTCGAAATTAatcagtgtatatatatatgcaaaatttcgaaatttgtatgggataaaagatttaaatttcGAACAATATCACGGATAGATCACGATtcgagataaaatatttaagtcaGATTTCAACGCGATATCACCCGATCTcgatagcagccaacccctataaatatgaGGACCCTATAAGCTCAAAAATCAAACCTAAATTTCGAGAATCTCCCCCTAGTCCCCTTAGGAATTTTCGAGCacagcgaagcgctgccgcCGTCCGGCCAGTGAAGTAGGAATTTCGAAGAATCCTAGTTATTCACGTTTTTTCATCAAGAATTCaggtaagtgggctgttttaaatttCGATTTTATGCATATGAATTTTCGATTTTGGTTTTAAAAATTCGGTCGAACATCGTCTATACGTTTTTACGAAAGTTGGTACGTTTTTGTTTGGCACTGTGAGGATTCCttgaaaatgggtggaattccaacatatggcccttaacagtgggatagaactgttttacggcctcgcccccttagaagatcaaaacttagggactgatatcagtaaaccatgaaaggtgaaaatcgcagtgttattatgatatgattatgatgttacgattatgaaaagcatgctATGTTATGATTCGAAATTGTTATAAAATGTTATGCGGTATTCAAattcccccacttgctgagtatttcccaaaatactcaccccttactctaccatccccagataaatcagaagaagaaatagaGAAAGAAGAATCAGACGTCAGTTTTTGGGCTGATAGTGGACGTatgaagaattttaattaagaatatgttattatgtgttttgattcaagttgtaaacgcttccgcagatttttatcattttcagaGTTACTGTTGTAAAGACGATTCCATTTTTATGgtatttatgatataaactggtttttggtttatactgtactacgaggcttgttgtttaacaattatgTAATTGTTGaataacgccggtgtcgactaaccctgGTCTCGGGCGTGACACGGATTGCCGCATTTAATGGCTTGAAAAGTGACTAAATTAACCAAGGATTGTAGTGTGGTGGTTGTCTTAAGCTGATGGtggaagaaaaaataaaaaactcgAAGCTTTTCCTTTGCAGAATATGGCCGAGAGTTGAGTTGGTTGTGTGcgtttttgtgtgtgtgtgtgcgtgttcAATGTGTGGGTTGTATGTGGCCGTGTGATATATATAAGATATGGTAGGACCCTTCTTGTATTTAAATGGGATAATGACTAGGTGTTTAGTTTAATTAAATCGGGAtttaaaattactaattaaCCCTTCACAATTTATATTACTAATTAAGCCCTCCAACTTTTGAAATCTCGAGTGAGGTA includes the following:
- the LOC140819194 gene encoding uncharacterized protein translates to MPVELNIGEKAYVKVSPMKGVVRFSKAGKLNPRYVGPFEILEKVGTLAYRLALPPNMSRIHNIFHVSQLRKYISDPSHVLEAEPLMIESNLGEELEYEEVPIRIVDTKY